The Sporocytophaga myxococcoides DSM 11118 genome window below encodes:
- a CDS encoding mechanosensitive ion channel family protein, with the protein MQRIISYSLILSFCILIINLSIGQDTFRTHSDTLKTHQDSLSKKRERGFRRNRDLAAIFSDTAKLTSSDYQMRIEKNYAILSMIKNKSDLGPRISNIQVKLADSDSALLVLKENILNNSQALGLRNLQMFRSLLNDIHKDIEKQRHVLDSAEATLSGLKNELKVMMKDTVIRSLMKDSVNRQLFAPQLKDMREAWRSGTSKLKESITLINLLQTHNSANAVTTAALLEKVNNLLLNSFSRVFSKEYNYLWEPIPHRSLDTLRKSHEKARNGEHKALNYYFKDSLNNRLFLLVIGLIFGIWLYRNVYRLKKSDALDKIQYLQIEYLYPHFIASSFVVIFTLAPFFDLDAPSVYIESMQFLLILTLTFICFKKWPRNLFIYWLAMVVLYICFSFTHHILLPGLFQRFGLILLNILSVVFGSLFLRGLKNHLQLQGFLRFVIILHNVMNILAILCNVFGRFSLAQILGNTAIFSFTQAIGLAVFSKICIEAILLQIETSRIKQGFKTTFDFQAVIKDFQGLVMFTVILLWVIVFTTNLNIYNTSKDAVAILMTKQRAIGSANFTLGGIVLFFIIIWIAHLLQKYVGYFFGDTGNDDVQNKNQRSRMLIARLVVLCAGYLLAVTASGLPVDKITIVLGALGVGIGLGLQNIVTNFVSGIILIFDRPLQVGDSIEIGDKTGKVREIGIRSSTLLTSDGAEVIIPNGDILSQHITNWTLSNTQQRLSISVSVNGNQDIENISNNIRTSISSSSYVMANTIPGIEFIGLKKDVCDLKIHFWCKDVYKAEEAKSSIIYHLYKEFGESNISIKG; encoded by the coding sequence ATGCAAAGAATTATTTCTTACTCTTTAATTTTAAGTTTCTGTATTTTAATAATAAATCTGTCCATTGGTCAGGATACCTTTAGAACCCATTCGGACACTTTAAAAACTCATCAAGACTCACTCTCTAAAAAGCGGGAAAGAGGATTCCGAAGGAATCGTGATCTGGCTGCTATATTCTCCGACACTGCAAAACTTACAAGTAGTGACTATCAGATGCGCATAGAGAAAAATTATGCTATCCTCTCTATGATTAAAAACAAAAGCGATCTGGGACCTCGTATCAGCAACATTCAGGTAAAACTTGCAGATAGTGATTCTGCACTACTTGTATTGAAAGAAAACATCCTGAATAACAGTCAGGCCCTTGGCCTCAGAAACCTTCAGATGTTTAGGAGCCTGTTAAACGATATACATAAAGATATTGAAAAACAGAGGCATGTCCTTGACAGTGCTGAAGCGACTCTTAGCGGTCTGAAAAATGAGTTGAAGGTGATGATGAAAGATACAGTCATCAGAAGCCTGATGAAAGACTCCGTTAACAGACAGCTTTTTGCTCCACAACTTAAGGACATGCGAGAGGCTTGGCGCTCCGGAACTTCCAAATTAAAGGAAAGTATTACGCTCATCAATTTACTCCAGACACATAATTCTGCCAATGCTGTAACTACAGCTGCATTGCTCGAAAAAGTTAACAACCTGCTGCTTAATTCATTCTCAAGAGTATTCAGCAAGGAATATAATTATCTGTGGGAACCAATACCTCATCGATCACTGGATACATTGAGAAAATCTCATGAGAAGGCACGTAATGGTGAACACAAAGCGCTGAATTATTATTTCAAGGATAGTCTTAATAACAGGCTATTTCTGCTTGTTATCGGATTAATTTTTGGAATATGGCTTTACAGAAATGTATACAGGCTAAAAAAATCAGATGCATTGGATAAGATTCAATATCTTCAGATTGAATATCTATATCCTCACTTCATAGCATCATCCTTTGTAGTCATATTTACGCTTGCTCCTTTTTTTGATCTTGATGCTCCATCTGTGTATATAGAATCCATGCAATTTCTATTGATCCTGACACTTACTTTTATATGCTTTAAAAAATGGCCAAGAAATCTCTTTATTTATTGGCTTGCAATGGTAGTCCTTTACATTTGTTTTTCATTTACACATCATATCCTTCTCCCTGGACTTTTCCAGAGGTTCGGACTTATTTTACTCAATATACTTTCTGTTGTATTCGGATCTTTATTTCTGAGAGGTTTAAAAAATCATTTGCAGCTGCAAGGATTCCTCAGATTTGTGATCATCCTTCACAATGTAATGAATATCCTGGCAATACTATGCAATGTATTCGGTAGATTCTCTCTGGCTCAAATTCTTGGCAACACTGCAATATTCTCCTTTACTCAAGCTATCGGACTCGCTGTATTCAGCAAGATATGTATAGAAGCTATTCTGCTTCAGATCGAAACCAGCAGAATCAAGCAAGGCTTTAAAACTACTTTTGATTTTCAGGCAGTGATAAAAGACTTCCAGGGACTTGTAATGTTCACTGTTATTTTGTTATGGGTAATTGTCTTTACAACTAACCTGAATATTTATAACACTTCCAAAGATGCCGTTGCTATTCTGATGACCAAACAACGTGCTATCGGAAGCGCTAACTTCACTCTCGGAGGAATAGTATTATTTTTCATCATTATCTGGATAGCTCATCTCCTACAGAAATATGTTGGATATTTCTTCGGTGATACAGGCAATGACGATGTTCAGAATAAAAACCAACGTTCAAGAATGCTTATTGCAAGACTTGTTGTGCTTTGTGCAGGATATTTGCTTGCTGTAACAGCTTCAGGACTTCCCGTCGACAAGATAACCATTGTATTAGGAGCTCTTGGTGTTGGTATAGGGCTCGGCTTACAAAATATTGTCACAAATTTTGTATCAGGTATAATACTTATTTTTGACAGGCCACTTCAGGTAGGCGATTCTATAGAAATCGGGGATAAAACCGGTAAAGTCAGAGAAATCGGCATTCGCTCAAGCACACTATTAACGAGTGATGGAGCTGAAGTAATTATACCCAATGGTGACATTTTATCTCAGCACATCACCAACTGGACTTTAAGTAATACTCAACAAAGACTATCTATTTCAGTCTCTGTTAACGGCAATCAGGATATTGAAAATATCTCCAATAACATCAGAACAAGTATATCTTCTTCTTCATATGTAATGGCGAATACTATTCCAGGAATTGAATTTATTGGGCTAAAAAAAGATGTATGTGATTTAAAAATACACTTCTGGTGTAAAGATGTATACAAGGCAGAGGAAGCAAAAAGCAGTATCATATATCATTTATATAAAGAATTTGGAGAAAGTAATATTTCAATAAAGGGATAA
- a CDS encoding YidH family protein, whose product MQDDDKNQLSFNKLLTKNPVHASFLFASQRTGLAFQRTRLSADRTLMSVIRTSLSLISFGFTIFQIFLHLREEFHKHWRSLMPRTLGFILVILGILMLIIGIAYHVRFMKQIRIEREEMMNKGLLPDEDKFPVSFTLIVATLLLFAGISAAIYMVIQAMKV is encoded by the coding sequence ATGCAAGATGACGATAAAAACCAACTTTCCTTTAATAAGCTTCTTACCAAAAACCCTGTACATGCTTCATTTCTTTTTGCATCTCAGCGGACAGGATTAGCTTTTCAGAGAACACGTCTGAGTGCTGACAGGACATTAATGTCTGTGATAAGGACTTCCCTGTCTCTGATAAGTTTCGGGTTCACAATTTTTCAGATTTTTTTGCACTTAAGGGAGGAATTCCATAAACACTGGCGATCATTGATGCCTAGAACATTAGGGTTTATTCTTGTTATACTAGGCATCTTAATGCTGATCATCGGGATTGCTTATCATGTCAGGTTTATGAAACAAATTCGCATTGAAAGAGAAGAGATGATGAACAAAGGCCTCCTTCCAGATGAGGATAAATTTCCAGTTTCTTTTACCTTAATTGTTGCTACGCTCTTGCTTTTTGCTGGGATTTCTGCTGCAATTTATATGGTAATCCAGGCAATGAAAGTTTAA
- a CDS encoding helix-turn-helix domain-containing protein, with translation MKDLPVLTISNFEDYNHCQHCGNSFYIRTFDKHLKDNLFLDKPHGHDFFILLFITNGSGTHSIDFKNYEVKAGSLFLLSPGQVHHWNLSSDINGYILFFTKEYFLLDFNYNKLLTLPFFYTHINSPCMEIKEEEIEQISNIFKKIDNEYLTKRKFFHDVIRLNLKMLLIELERKYTATQQTPGLMQYQTHQLHKLEALIDRHYKEHKQISEYADVMNISLKQLNTLCKKALNKTPGDLLQDRLILEAKRLLVYSDNSVSSIAGILNYSDNSYFIRLFRKLTNMTPEQFRTIQLSEYIN, from the coding sequence ATGAAAGATCTGCCTGTCTTGACTATCAGTAATTTTGAAGACTACAATCATTGTCAGCATTGCGGCAATAGTTTCTACATCAGAACTTTTGACAAGCACTTAAAGGACAACCTGTTTCTGGATAAGCCCCACGGTCACGACTTCTTTATATTGCTTTTCATAACCAATGGATCTGGAACGCATAGTATTGATTTTAAAAACTATGAAGTAAAAGCTGGGAGTTTATTCTTACTATCACCAGGACAAGTCCATCACTGGAATTTATCTTCAGACATCAATGGATATATTCTTTTCTTTACAAAAGAATACTTTCTATTGGACTTTAATTATAATAAGCTCTTAACTCTGCCATTCTTTTATACTCATATCAACTCGCCTTGCATGGAGATTAAAGAAGAGGAAATTGAACAAATATCAAACATTTTTAAAAAAATTGACAATGAATATCTGACTAAGAGGAAATTTTTCCATGATGTTATTAGGCTCAATCTTAAAATGCTGCTTATTGAGCTTGAAAGAAAGTATACAGCAACTCAACAAACTCCTGGCCTTATGCAATATCAGACCCATCAGTTACATAAGCTGGAGGCTTTGATTGATAGGCATTACAAAGAACACAAGCAGATTTCTGAATACGCAGACGTCATGAATATTTCTCTAAAACAATTGAATACGTTATGTAAAAAGGCACTGAATAAAACACCAGGAGATTTGTTACAGGATCGATTAATCCTTGAAGCCAAGAGACTGCTTGTTTATTCAGACAACTCAGTCAGTTCTATTGCAGGTATACTAAACTATTCTGACAATTCTTATTTCATAAGATTATTCAGAAAGCTGACTAACATGACACCAGAGCAATTCAGAACGATTCAACTATCAGAATACATTAATTAA
- the cynS gene encoding cyanase, whose protein sequence is MISKIEMTEAIIAAKAKKNTTWTEISKCIGLSEIFTTSACLGQNTLSKTEAEQLGAYLNLSSDVIKTLQVFSSKGPGQEISTDPLIYRFFEICFVYGPTLKEVIQEKMGDGIMSAIDFTMNVDKVEDPKGDRVVVTMNGKFLPYKKW, encoded by the coding sequence ATGATCAGCAAAATTGAAATGACCGAAGCCATCATTGCAGCAAAAGCAAAAAAGAACACGACATGGACAGAAATCTCCAAGTGCATTGGTTTGTCTGAAATATTTACTACTTCTGCATGTCTTGGCCAGAACACACTTTCTAAAACTGAAGCGGAACAACTAGGGGCATATCTGAACTTAAGTTCGGATGTTATAAAAACCTTGCAGGTTTTCTCTAGCAAAGGACCTGGCCAGGAAATATCTACTGATCCACTTATATATAGATTTTTTGAAATCTGTTTTGTATATGGACCAACTCTAAAAGAAGTTATCCAGGAAAAAATGGGAGACGGCATTATGAGTGCAATTGATTTCACCATGAATGTCGATAAAGTAGAAGATCCGAAAGGAGACCGGGTTGTCGTGACTATGAATGGAAAATTTTTACCCTATAAAAAATGGTAA
- a CDS encoding tetratricopeptide repeat protein, producing the protein MKRFTIFFFYILFQISNNHLQASSSHDIHDEKIEELLKQAQELLPAKPDSSVLIADLILELSKQENYKKGQAKAHQLIGSVFYHQSVYHEALIHLQQAEVLLKDIGNESGIAENHGQLGLLYATIKQPELAHKYQEEALKIYEKLGDKKGLAYAYGNLGRLYEKKQQYVQAINYQEKALNFYTEINDSSGLATIMENIGSIYEDKEMFKIAHSFFMKSLHLSAKNKDSLLMAINLNNIADIYRKTGIYDSAIHYTNRSLQISINIKDKYQISSAYKDLSKIYSGLKDYHNAYKNLELGRTIYEDIYKSETARQVSLMQSLFQMERKNSEIQKLEHDKKFNYLIKSILTAGLFIVVLIGALIISRQKNRLLNKEKQLKSDKEQFEAHTSRMNNALETINIKRQQLQTELDTKAKSLTAHTLHIIGKNKMLEEIREMLNLTIKEEPKVQKRNLKKLIKQIDQSFIQDKDWTDFRTIFEQVHQDFFIKLQQINSDLTPADLRLAALIKLNLPSKDIATTLGISQDSLRIARYRLRKKMNLSEGENLINFILNL; encoded by the coding sequence ATGAAAAGATTTACTATATTCTTTTTTTACATACTTTTTCAAATATCAAATAATCATTTACAAGCTTCTTCATCGCACGACATTCATGACGAGAAGATAGAAGAATTACTAAAACAAGCCCAGGAATTATTACCTGCCAAACCTGATTCTTCGGTCTTAATTGCCGATTTGATCCTTGAATTATCAAAACAGGAGAACTATAAAAAAGGACAAGCAAAGGCTCATCAGCTTATAGGATCTGTCTTTTACCATCAAAGCGTATACCATGAAGCGCTCATACATCTCCAGCAGGCTGAAGTTTTATTAAAAGATATTGGCAATGAATCCGGAATAGCTGAGAATCATGGGCAGCTTGGATTGCTATACGCAACTATCAAACAACCAGAGCTTGCACATAAATATCAGGAAGAAGCTTTAAAAATATATGAAAAGCTTGGAGATAAAAAGGGACTTGCTTATGCATATGGAAACCTTGGTAGATTATATGAAAAGAAACAGCAATACGTACAGGCAATCAATTATCAGGAGAAAGCACTTAATTTTTATACTGAAATAAATGATTCTTCAGGTCTAGCCACGATAATGGAAAACATAGGTAGTATTTATGAAGACAAGGAGATGTTTAAAATTGCCCATTCATTCTTCATGAAGTCACTCCATTTGTCAGCTAAAAACAAAGACAGCTTGTTAATGGCTATCAACCTTAACAACATAGCTGACATTTATCGTAAAACCGGTATTTATGATTCTGCCATACATTACACCAATCGATCACTACAAATTTCAATCAATATTAAAGACAAATACCAGATTAGCAGCGCATATAAAGATCTAAGTAAAATATATTCTGGACTTAAAGACTACCACAATGCCTATAAGAATCTTGAGCTCGGAAGAACTATCTATGAAGACATCTATAAATCCGAAACTGCCCGTCAGGTGTCGCTTATGCAGAGCCTGTTCCAGATGGAGCGCAAAAACAGTGAAATACAAAAGTTAGAGCATGACAAGAAGTTCAATTATCTAATCAAATCAATACTGACGGCCGGTCTATTCATAGTAGTTCTTATAGGAGCCCTAATAATAAGCAGACAGAAAAACAGATTACTAAACAAAGAAAAACAATTAAAGTCTGACAAAGAACAGTTTGAAGCTCATACAAGCAGGATGAACAATGCGCTTGAAACAATCAACATAAAACGGCAACAATTGCAAACTGAGCTTGACACAAAGGCTAAATCACTGACAGCACACACATTACATATTATAGGAAAAAACAAAATGCTGGAAGAAATCAGAGAGATGCTGAATTTAACGATTAAAGAAGAGCCTAAAGTTCAAAAAAGGAATTTGAAAAAGCTCATTAAACAGATAGATCAGAGCTTCATTCAAGATAAAGACTGGACAGATTTCAGAACAATATTTGAACAAGTTCATCAGGATTTTTTTATTAAACTTCAACAAATAAACTCTGACCTCACTCCTGCTGATTTAAGATTAGCAGCTTTGATTAAACTCAACTTACCTTCAAAAGATATTGCAACTACACTTGGTATTTCACAGGATAGTCTAAGAATTGCTCGATACAGACTCAGAAAAAAAATGAATTTATCAGAAGGTGAAAACCTCATTAATTTTATTCTTAATCTTTAA